From the genome of Methanosarcinales archaeon, one region includes:
- a CDS encoding IS1634 family transposase, whose amino-acid sequence MTYQTKLRTDEIIPNENICFPIGTILAVKNKYEKLTFSGVFEKYKKKGRDLNSLIQALLSYKLTENLSISKASGWINRGEVLETFNLKTFEERTLFRTLETIGKNREEIIS is encoded by the coding sequence ATGACATACCAAACGAAACTAAGGACAGATGAAATAATCCCAAATGAGAATATATGCTTTCCTATTGGAACCATTCTTGCTGTAAAAAACAAATATGAAAAATTAACCTTTTCAGGTGTTTTTGAGAAATACAAAAAGAAAGGAAGAGACCTAAACTCTCTCATCCAAGCTCTTCTAAGTTACAAGCTGACAGAAAATCTCAGCATAAGTAAGGCCAGTGGATGGATAAATCGAGGTGAAGTCCTTGAAACCTTTAACCTTAAGACCTTCGAAGAACGGACACTCTTCAGAACACTCGAAACCATAGGAAAGAACAGGGAAGAAATAATTTC